One genomic segment of Thermus thermamylovorans includes these proteins:
- a CDS encoding AAA family ATPase: MRCECGEKNPPEARFCMACGRALGALLSEERRFVSVVFFDLVNSTQGFAQDLHTAYHRLQETLEGAARAARARGGFVHRFLGDGILVLFGAPRARGKEPWRALEAALAMVGTSPLPARAGVASGEVLWAPLGDGQAGEPTAVGPPVILAERLSKQAEGGQVLTEPATLALAPGVRARGLGAREAKGLGEVEAFQVEAVAVDLGPEGERLLRLLQRTFLRAPARLNLVGPPGSGKSLLLEQFLASYPHPAVVLERMGPETPLRSTLRQAVERTFGQAEALLAQAQLPQELALAWRYSLGLTPRPPWDREALAEAILEAWRQVLLALPEPLLLVLKDLHAPDPTLARLLQHPFPHLLVLAESRKPLFAPTLEVRGLKAPPLPSLQPALDALPLAERQALLALGLLEEAPAELLRQLVGPFSLERLEREGLVEGGRPVPEVALAAQAMVPEAQAQAWHREAARFYREAQRPLAMARHLRQGGLGREAAQALRILAQRAWREGRPEEAIPLYGEALEAAPAGWRQALSLELQDAKASLGQAEEAREGPRAQDPVLQALKQIQDPLALLPLLSGLKPYPLEEAQARLLAAGALWRTFQPRLALEVLTPPHPLVPPALQLHHRSLRAGLLMDLGRYGEAKALLGPPEGGSLGLEGVDLEARVRFHATRLRFLLEVGRLERAVAEGEAIHREVPHPWLAAALLSTWILKGRFREDLFLEALQHPDGKGLAVLALAHHRWRRGQDPTPLLKEALKEGRRLANPYVYHLALTSLALHLWPRSPRKAQTLSQHLLYQTHRTGFAVHQEVARLLRAQLLLEEGERVEHLLGFTPSVPLTRAWQAVLAGEQPQEDLRGYGILGRWVRELWRKRGAGWTRLRR; this comes from the coding sequence ATGCGCTGCGAGTGCGGAGAGAAGAACCCCCCGGAGGCCCGCTTCTGCATGGCCTGCGGCCGGGCCCTGGGGGCGCTTTTGTCCGAAGAGCGGCGCTTCGTCAGCGTGGTCTTCTTCGACCTGGTGAATTCCACCCAGGGCTTCGCCCAGGACCTCCACACCGCCTACCACCGCCTGCAGGAGACCCTGGAGGGAGCGGCCCGGGCGGCCCGGGCCCGGGGAGGGTTCGTCCACCGCTTCCTGGGGGACGGGATCCTGGTGCTTTTTGGCGCTCCCCGGGCCCGGGGCAAGGAGCCCTGGCGGGCCCTCGAGGCGGCCCTGGCGATGGTAGGGACCTCCCCCCTCCCCGCCCGGGCCGGGGTGGCCAGCGGGGAGGTGCTCTGGGCCCCTCTGGGGGATGGCCAGGCGGGGGAACCCACCGCCGTGGGACCGCCGGTGATCCTGGCCGAGCGGCTTTCCAAGCAGGCGGAAGGCGGCCAGGTGCTCACCGAGCCCGCGACCCTGGCCCTGGCCCCCGGGGTGCGGGCGCGGGGCTTGGGCGCCAGGGAGGCCAAGGGTCTGGGGGAGGTGGAAGCCTTCCAGGTGGAGGCCGTGGCCGTGGACCTGGGTCCGGAAGGAGAGCGGCTTTTGCGCCTCCTCCAGCGCACCTTCCTCCGCGCCCCCGCCCGGCTGAACCTGGTGGGCCCCCCGGGAAGCGGGAAGAGCCTTCTCCTGGAGCAGTTTCTGGCCTCGTACCCGCACCCCGCGGTGGTCCTGGAACGCATGGGCCCGGAAACCCCCCTGCGCTCCACCCTCCGCCAGGCGGTGGAACGGACCTTCGGTCAGGCGGAGGCTTTGCTGGCGCAGGCCCAGCTTCCCCAGGAGCTCGCCCTGGCCTGGCGCTACAGCCTGGGCCTGACCCCCCGGCCCCCTTGGGACCGGGAGGCTTTGGCGGAGGCCATCCTCGAGGCCTGGCGCCAGGTGCTGCTGGCCCTGCCCGAGCCCCTTCTCCTGGTGCTCAAAGACCTCCATGCCCCCGACCCCACCCTGGCCCGGCTCCTGCAGCACCCCTTCCCCCATCTCCTGGTCCTGGCGGAAAGCCGCAAGCCCCTCTTCGCGCCCACCCTGGAAGTGCGGGGCCTGAAGGCTCCTCCCCTGCCCTCCCTGCAGCCCGCCCTGGACGCCCTGCCCCTGGCCGAGCGCCAAGCCCTCCTGGCCCTGGGCCTCCTGGAGGAGGCCCCGGCGGAACTCCTCCGCCAGCTGGTGGGCCCCTTCTCCCTGGAACGCCTGGAGCGGGAGGGGCTGGTGGAGGGGGGAAGGCCCGTGCCCGAGGTGGCGCTGGCGGCGCAGGCCATGGTCCCCGAGGCCCAGGCCCAAGCCTGGCACCGCGAGGCGGCCCGCTTTTACCGGGAGGCCCAGCGCCCCCTGGCCATGGCCCGGCACCTGCGGCAGGGAGGGCTGGGCCGGGAAGCCGCCCAGGCCCTGCGCATCCTGGCGCAGCGGGCCTGGCGGGAGGGGCGGCCCGAGGAGGCCATCCCCCTGTACGGGGAAGCCCTGGAGGCCGCTCCCGCGGGCTGGCGCCAGGCCCTTTCCCTGGAGCTCCAGGACGCCAAGGCCTCCCTGGGCCAGGCGGAGGAGGCCCGGGAGGGCCCTCGAGCCCAGGACCCCGTGCTCCAGGCCCTGAAGCAGATCCAAGACCCCCTGGCCCTCCTCCCCCTCCTGTCCGGGCTCAAGCCCTACCCCCTGGAGGAGGCCCAGGCCCGCTTGCTGGCGGCCGGGGCCCTGTGGCGGACCTTCCAGCCCCGGCTGGCCCTGGAGGTCCTCACCCCACCCCACCCCCTGGTGCCCCCCGCCCTCCAGCTCCACCACCGCAGCCTGAGGGCGGGCCTCCTCATGGACCTGGGGCGGTATGGGGAAGCGAAGGCCCTTCTCGGCCCCCCGGAGGGAGGAAGTCTGGGGCTGGAAGGGGTGGACCTCGAGGCCCGCGTGCGCTTCCACGCCACCCGCCTCCGGTTCCTCCTGGAGGTAGGGCGCCTGGAGCGGGCGGTGGCGGAAGGGGAGGCCATCCACCGCGAGGTGCCCCACCCCTGGCTGGCCGCCGCCCTCCTCAGCACCTGGATCCTCAAAGGACGCTTCCGCGAGGACCTCTTCTTGGAAGCCCTGCAACACCCCGACGGCAAGGGCCTGGCGGTCTTGGCCCTGGCCCACCACCGCTGGCGGAGGGGCCAAGACCCCACCCCCCTCCTCAAGGAGGCCCTCAAGGAGGGGCGGCGCCTGGCCAACCCCTACGTCTACCACCTGGCCCTCACCTCCCTGGCCCTCCACCTCTGGCCCCGCTCCCCCAGGAAGGCCCAGACCCTCTCCCAGCACCTCCTCTACCAGACCCACCGCACGGGCTTCGCCGTGCACCAGGAGGTGGCGAGGCTTCTAAGGGCCCAGCTCCTCCTGGAGGAGGGGGAAAGGGTGGAGCACCTCCTGGGTTTCACCCCCTCCGTGCCCCTGACCCGGGCCTGGCAGGCGGTCTTGGCCGGGGAACAACCCCAAGAGGACCTCCGCGGGTACGGTATCCTGGGAAGGTGGGTACGGGAGCTTTGGCGTAAGCGGGGGGCAGGATGGACACGGCTCAGGCGGTAG
- a CDS encoding DEAD/DEAH box helicase → MLPEALRGWGSYREWLEADPEFRGRVAFARILPAKPPRSAPYRGAFAGVLKALGLVPFAHQKEALLRVEEGENVVMAYSTAAGKSLVFQAPVLKAALEGGTSLLLFPTKALAHDQLKRLRAMAEALGLRGVYPYDGDTGGHLRRKAREEGLVLLSNPDMLHHGLLPRHGPWAPFLSRLRYLVLDELHAYRGVFGTHVALVLFRLLRLARHYGASPQVIAASATIGNAKEHAENLTGLPFVELREEVARSERELLVLLPKALDRKGERRRSPLLEAAYLARSLAEGGLRAIVFAGARKSAELIARYAAHPVVRPYRAGYTARERRRLEEALKQGEVRVLVSTSALELGVDIGELDAVVLVGYPGSVSAFWQRAGRAGRGERRALVVFIPREDPLDEYFLQRPELLLQSPPEHAVADPQNPVLCPLHLHAAAWEKPLTKEEVLCLEALGELRERNGLYHTPRRHPHRDLSLRGLGSTFTLRGPEGEVLGHLDERQAYWEAHPGAVYLHGGEGYLVRNIDRERREVWLLPALEDYYTEPRAETDLEVSEGEPLGHGVWVGKVVLRERVVAYVKKRFFTGSVLEEVPLSLPEISFPTEALWFHPPEAVPPHQIPGGIHALEHTLIGLLPLFVLAERQDIGGLSYPFYPRPLPSGGGPTVFIYDGYPGGVGYARTAARRFPEWVRAALELLKRCPCGEGCPRCVLSPKCGNGNQYLDKKAALMLAAGLAFSLPRRTVH, encoded by the coding sequence GTGCTGCCCGAGGCCCTGAGGGGATGGGGGAGCTACCGGGAGTGGCTGGAGGCCGACCCCGAGTTCCGGGGCCGGGTGGCCTTCGCCCGGATCCTGCCCGCAAAACCCCCCCGGAGCGCCCCCTACCGGGGAGCCTTCGCTGGGGTGCTGAAGGCCCTGGGCCTTGTGCCCTTCGCCCACCAGAAGGAGGCCCTCCTCCGGGTGGAGGAAGGGGAAAACGTGGTCATGGCCTACTCCACCGCCGCCGGCAAAAGCCTGGTCTTCCAAGCCCCGGTGCTCAAGGCCGCCCTGGAAGGGGGCACGAGCCTCCTCCTCTTCCCCACCAAGGCCCTGGCCCACGACCAGCTGAAGCGCCTGAGGGCCATGGCCGAGGCCTTGGGGCTGAGGGGGGTCTACCCCTACGACGGGGATACGGGAGGCCACCTGAGGCGGAAAGCCCGGGAGGAGGGCCTCGTCCTCCTCTCCAACCCCGACATGCTCCACCATGGCCTCCTGCCCCGCCACGGCCCGTGGGCTCCCTTCCTCTCCCGCCTCCGCTACCTGGTCCTGGACGAACTCCACGCCTACCGGGGGGTCTTCGGCACCCACGTGGCCCTGGTCCTCTTCCGCCTCCTGCGGCTGGCCCGGCACTACGGGGCCAGCCCCCAGGTGATCGCGGCCAGCGCCACCATAGGAAACGCCAAGGAGCACGCGGAGAACCTCACCGGCCTCCCCTTCGTGGAGCTCAGGGAGGAGGTTGCCCGCTCGGAAAGGGAGCTCCTGGTCCTTCTCCCCAAGGCGCTGGACCGCAAGGGGGAAAGGCGCCGGAGCCCTCTTCTGGAAGCCGCCTACTTGGCCCGGAGCCTGGCGGAAGGGGGCCTCCGGGCCATCGTCTTCGCCGGTGCCAGGAAGAGCGCCGAGCTCATCGCCCGCTACGCCGCCCACCCCGTGGTGCGCCCCTACCGGGCGGGCTACACCGCCCGGGAAAGGCGCCGCCTGGAGGAGGCCTTGAAGCAGGGGGAGGTGCGGGTCCTGGTCTCCACCAGCGCCCTGGAGCTGGGGGTGGACATCGGGGAACTGGACGCCGTGGTCCTGGTGGGCTACCCGGGCTCGGTCTCCGCCTTTTGGCAGCGGGCGGGAAGGGCGGGCCGGGGGGAAAGGCGGGCCCTGGTGGTCTTCATCCCCCGGGAAGACCCCCTGGACGAGTACTTTCTCCAGCGCCCCGAACTCCTCTTGCAAAGCCCCCCGGAGCACGCGGTGGCCGATCCCCAAAACCCCGTCCTCTGCCCCCTGCACCTGCACGCCGCCGCCTGGGAGAAGCCCCTGACCAAGGAGGAGGTGCTCTGCCTCGAGGCTTTGGGGGAACTCCGGGAGCGGAACGGGCTCTACCATACCCCCAGGCGCCACCCCCACCGGGACCTTTCCCTAAGGGGCTTGGGGTCCACCTTCACCCTGCGGGGCCCCGAAGGGGAGGTTCTGGGCCACCTGGACGAGCGCCAGGCCTACTGGGAGGCGCACCCGGGGGCGGTCTACCTCCACGGGGGGGAGGGCTACCTGGTGCGGAACATCGACCGGGAGAGGCGGGAGGTGTGGCTCCTCCCCGCCTTGGAGGACTACTACACCGAGCCTCGGGCGGAAACGGACCTGGAGGTGTCGGAGGGGGAACCCCTGGGCCATGGGGTTTGGGTGGGCAAGGTGGTGCTGCGGGAGCGGGTGGTGGCCTACGTGAAGAAGCGCTTCTTCACGGGAAGCGTCCTGGAGGAAGTGCCCCTTTCCCTCCCCGAGATCAGCTTCCCCACCGAGGCCCTCTGGTTCCACCCCCCCGAGGCAGTGCCCCCCCACCAGATCCCCGGGGGCATCCACGCCCTGGAACACACCCTGATCGGGCTCCTGCCCCTCTTCGTCCTGGCGGAGCGGCAGGACATCGGCGGGCTCTCCTACCCCTTTTACCCCCGGCCCCTGCCCTCGGGAGGGGGCCCCACGGTCTTCATCTACGACGGCTACCCCGGGGGGGTAGGCTACGCCCGGACCGCCGCCCGGCGCTTCCCCGAGTGGGTGCGGGCGGCCCTGGAGCTCCTGAAGCGCTGCCCCTGCGGGGAGGGTTGCCCCCGCTGCGTCCTCTCCCCCAAGTGCGGCAACGGCAATCAGTACCTGGACAAGAAGGCGGCCCTTATGCTGGCCGCGGGCCTGGCCTTCTCCCTCCCCCGGCGGACGGTGCATTAG
- a CDS encoding GNAT family N-acetyltransferase, with product MACLRPAREDDLPAISRLSHGSLLLGREGQGVFPSQRLWEELFVAPYLRRGCCNLVVEEEGAILGYILGACSELALALYLVPRLPLLLLGLLLGRYGPPLPHLRYLLRLLLYPGPKAPKGRYPAHLHIAVSPEAQGRGVGKALLGAFLDCLGHKGVRGVQLSTTRANAAARRLYRSLGFRLYAKRASPFWAPYHGHPVIHEVWVKEL from the coding sequence ATGGCCTGCCTGCGCCCCGCCCGGGAGGACGACCTTCCCGCCATCAGCAGGCTTTCCCACGGAAGCCTCCTCCTGGGCCGGGAAGGGCAGGGGGTCTTCCCCAGCCAGAGGCTCTGGGAAGAGCTCTTCGTGGCCCCCTACCTCCGGCGAGGATGCTGCAACCTGGTGGTCGAGGAGGAAGGGGCGATCCTGGGCTACATCCTGGGGGCCTGTTCCGAACTGGCCCTGGCCCTCTACCTGGTCCCCCGCCTGCCCCTACTCCTCCTCGGCCTCCTCCTGGGGCGCTACGGCCCGCCCCTCCCCCACCTGCGCTACCTCCTCCGCCTCCTCCTCTACCCGGGGCCCAAGGCCCCCAAGGGGCGCTACCCCGCCCACCTGCACATCGCGGTGAGCCCCGAGGCTCAGGGCCGAGGGGTAGGAAAGGCCCTCCTCGGGGCCTTTCTGGACTGCCTGGGCCACAAAGGGGTGCGGGGGGTGCAGCTCTCCACCACCCGGGCCAACGCCGCCGCCCGCAGGCTTTACCGGTCCCTGGGCTTCCGGCTTTACGCCAAGCGGGCCAGCCCCTTCTGGGCCCCCTACCACGGCCATCCTGTGATCCACGAGGTCTGGGTGAAGGAGCTCTAG
- a CDS encoding PIG-L deacetylase family protein: MRRLAPWQWLLLLLLLYAFLAEALRLWLGLLWAERVALLLAALAVWAFINGRFVFAYYHALATSLRVRRLPPAEEPAPGEHLLVLAPHPDDEVLAAAGRMRRTLLAGGRVSVVYLTSGDAFDLAAGGPLSSQEALRRLALRRMVEAWRGLEALGLSRESALFLGFPDQGLFQLFTAHYYLPYESPHTGLRGVAYPGCYRPGLPYTGKALETALVELLRDLRPTRILLPSPLDAHRDHQATAYFGMRAAAALGMERHLEYYLVHGGYQYPLPKGLHPRLPLYPPPRGRGLFWRRFPLTEEEVRFKEKAIRAHRSQMRLLSRFLLAFVRQNELFTPLPIPAHGVLAPEEEGWAALEGREVL; the protein is encoded by the coding sequence GTGCGCCGCCTGGCCCCGTGGCAGTGGCTGCTCTTGCTCCTCCTCCTCTACGCCTTCTTGGCCGAGGCCCTGAGGCTTTGGCTCGGCCTCCTCTGGGCCGAACGGGTGGCCCTCCTCCTCGCGGCCCTGGCGGTCTGGGCTTTCATCAACGGGCGCTTCGTCTTTGCCTACTACCACGCCCTGGCCACCTCCTTGCGGGTGCGCCGCCTGCCCCCCGCCGAGGAGCCTGCGCCGGGGGAGCACCTTTTGGTTCTGGCCCCCCACCCCGACGACGAGGTGCTGGCGGCCGCGGGCCGCATGCGCCGCACCCTCCTGGCGGGGGGGCGGGTGAGCGTGGTCTACCTCACCTCCGGGGACGCCTTTGACCTGGCAGCAGGAGGTCCCCTTTCCTCCCAAGAAGCCCTGCGCCGCCTGGCCTTGAGGCGCATGGTGGAGGCCTGGCGGGGCCTGGAGGCCCTGGGCCTTTCCCGGGAAAGCGCCCTGTTCCTGGGCTTCCCCGACCAGGGGCTCTTCCAGCTCTTCACCGCCCACTACTACCTCCCCTACGAGAGCCCCCACACGGGCCTGCGGGGGGTGGCCTACCCCGGGTGCTACCGCCCGGGGCTCCCCTACACGGGGAAGGCCCTGGAGACCGCCTTGGTGGAGCTCCTGAGGGACCTCAGGCCCACCCGCATCCTCCTGCCGAGCCCCCTGGACGCCCACCGGGACCACCAGGCCACCGCCTACTTCGGCATGCGGGCGGCGGCGGCCTTGGGGATGGAGCGGCATCTGGAGTACTACCTGGTCCACGGGGGGTACCAGTACCCCCTGCCCAAGGGCCTCCATCCCCGCCTGCCCCTCTACCCGCCCCCTAGGGGCCGGGGCCTCTTCTGGCGCCGCTTTCCCCTCACCGAGGAGGAGGTGCGCTTCAAAGAGAAGGCCATCCGGGCCCACCGCAGCCAGATGCGGCTCCTATCGCGCTTCCTCCTGGCCTTCGTGCGGCAAAACGAGCTCTTTACTCCCCTCCCCATCCCCGCCCACGGGGTCCTAGCCCCGGAGGAGGAGGGGTGGGCCGCCCTCGAGGGGCGGGAGGTCCTTTAG
- the scpB gene encoding SMC-Scp complex subunit ScpB produces MPDLKGELLAVLFAAGRPVGLRELRALGHPEEALLRALAALAEDLEAGHLGVALERVAGGWRLVVHEQALPAVERVLKPSPPRLSKAALEVLALIAYHQPVARGELEAMRGKSVEGVLESLLERGLIRVVGEKEAPGRPRLYGTTERFLEVFGLESLKDLPPLEGGPPLLLRG; encoded by the coding sequence ATGCCTGACCTCAAGGGGGAGCTCCTGGCCGTCCTCTTCGCCGCGGGGAGGCCCGTGGGCCTGAGGGAGCTGCGGGCCCTGGGCCACCCGGAGGAGGCCTTGCTGCGGGCCCTCGCCGCCTTGGCCGAGGACCTCGAGGCGGGGCACCTGGGGGTGGCCCTAGAGCGGGTGGCCGGAGGATGGCGGCTCGTGGTGCACGAGCAGGCCCTCCCGGCGGTGGAACGGGTGCTGAAGCCCTCCCCGCCCCGCCTGTCCAAGGCCGCCCTGGAGGTTCTGGCCCTCATCGCCTACCACCAGCCCGTGGCCCGGGGGGAGCTGGAGGCCATGCGGGGGAAGAGCGTGGAGGGTGTCCTGGAAAGCCTTTTGGAACGAGGCCTCATCCGGGTGGTGGGGGAGAAGGAGGCCCCGGGACGGCCCAGGCTCTACGGCACCACCGAGCGCTTCCTGGAGGTCTTCGGCCTGGAGAGCCTAAAGGACCTCCCGCCCCTCGAGGGCGGCCCACCCCTCCTCCTCCGGGGCTAG
- a CDS encoding L-threonylcarbamoyladenylate synthase, with protein sequence MAEVYQKELAEAVAVLQRGGLVAFPTDTVWGVLARMEDEAACRRIYALKGREEKKPLQVLVADLEAALRLAELGPLEERFLRLAQAFWPGGLTVVVPGKGIPLWISPDGSVGLRMPAHEALREFLRRVGGHAAATSLNRSGEPPVRSEAEARGFAVDYVFPGEAGGLASSVVDLRTGEVLREGAIPREALLPYLRDA encoded by the coding sequence ATGGCCGAAGTATACCAGAAGGAGCTCGCCGAGGCGGTGGCGGTCCTGCAAAGGGGCGGTCTGGTGGCCTTCCCCACGGACACCGTCTGGGGGGTGCTGGCCCGTATGGAGGACGAGGCCGCCTGCCGCCGGATCTACGCCCTGAAGGGGCGGGAGGAGAAAAAGCCCCTCCAGGTGCTGGTGGCGGACCTAGAAGCCGCCTTGAGGCTTGCGGAACTGGGTCCCTTGGAGGAGAGGTTTTTGCGCCTGGCCCAGGCCTTCTGGCCCGGGGGGCTCACCGTGGTGGTGCCGGGAAAGGGGATTCCCCTCTGGATCAGCCCGGACGGCTCCGTGGGCCTCAGGATGCCCGCCCACGAGGCTCTGCGGGAGTTTCTCCGGCGGGTGGGGGGGCACGCGGCGGCCACGAGCCTCAACCGGAGCGGCGAGCCCCCGGTGCGCAGCGAGGCCGAGGCCCGGGGCTTCGCCGTGGACTACGTCTTCCCCGGAGAGGCAGGAGGCCTCGCCTCCAGCGTGGTGGACCTGCGCACCGGGGAGGTGCTCCGGGAAGGGGCTATCCCCCGGGAAGCCCTCCTGCCCTACCTGCGGGATGCCTGA
- a CDS encoding type II secretion system F family protein, whose protein sequence is MPVYQYKARDRQGRLVEATIEAEDLRTAARLLRDRGLFVAEIKEPGKGLQAEVRIPALERGPGLKDLAIFSRQLATMLGAGLTLLQSLAILERQTENRKFREILKQVRTDIEGGMAFSEALAKHKFFSRLYVNLVRAGETSGGLDVILDRLAAFLEKELELRGKIRSAMTYPVIVFIFAVGVAYFLLTGIVPQFAQILTDLGSELPLLTRFLIAVSDLLRAATLPLLLLLVVLVFAYRWYYGTPQGRKAIDRIKLRIPVFGNLNRKTAVARFSRTLALLLQSGVNIVESLDITKGTAGNSVVEEIVEAAKLRIQQGDPLNLTLAQHPFVFPPMVSSMVAIGEETGALDTMLSKIADFYEREVDEAVASLTAAIEPLMIIFLGVIVGMIVAGMFLPLFRIIGTLSVQ, encoded by the coding sequence ATGCCAGTCTACCAGTATAAGGCCCGGGACCGGCAGGGCCGCCTGGTGGAGGCCACCATCGAGGCCGAGGACCTGCGCACCGCCGCCAGGCTCCTCCGAGACCGCGGGCTTTTTGTGGCCGAGATCAAGGAGCCGGGGAAGGGTCTTCAGGCCGAGGTCCGGATCCCCGCCCTGGAGCGGGGCCCGGGACTCAAGGACCTGGCCATCTTCTCCCGGCAGCTGGCCACCATGCTGGGGGCCGGGCTCACCCTCCTCCAGTCCCTGGCCATCCTGGAGCGGCAGACGGAAAACAGGAAGTTCCGGGAGATCCTCAAGCAGGTGCGTACGGACATCGAGGGGGGGATGGCCTTCTCCGAAGCCCTCGCCAAGCACAAGTTTTTCTCCCGGCTCTACGTGAACCTGGTGCGGGCGGGGGAGACCTCGGGGGGGCTGGACGTGATCCTGGACCGCCTGGCCGCCTTCCTGGAGAAGGAGCTGGAGCTGAGGGGCAAGATCCGCAGCGCCATGACCTATCCCGTGATCGTATTCATCTTCGCCGTGGGCGTGGCCTACTTCCTCCTCACCGGCATCGTGCCCCAGTTCGCCCAGATTCTCACCGACCTGGGCTCGGAGCTTCCCCTCCTCACCCGTTTCCTCATCGCGGTTTCCGACCTCCTGCGGGCCGCCACCCTGCCCCTCCTTCTCCTGCTCGTGGTCCTCGTCTTCGCCTACCGCTGGTACTACGGCACCCCCCAGGGCCGGAAGGCCATCGACCGGATCAAGCTGCGCATCCCCGTCTTCGGCAACCTGAACCGCAAGACCGCCGTGGCCCGCTTCTCCCGCACCCTGGCTCTCCTCCTCCAGAGCGGGGTGAACATCGTGGAGTCCTTGGACATCACCAAGGGCACCGCGGGCAACAGCGTGGTGGAGGAGATCGTGGAGGCGGCCAAGCTGCGGATCCAGCAGGGCGACCCCCTGAACCTCACCCTGGCCCAGCACCCCTTCGTCTTCCCGCCCATGGTGAGCTCCATGGTGGCCATCGGGGAGGAGACGGGGGCTTTGGACACCATGCTCTCCAAGATCGCCGACTTCTACGAGCGGGAGGTGGACGAGGCGGTGGCCAGCCTCACCGCGGCCATCGAGCCCCTCATGATCATCTTCCTGGGGGTGATCGTGGGGATGATCGTGGCGGGGATGTTCCTGCCCCTCTTCCGCATCATCGGCACCCTCTCCGTGCAATGA
- a CDS encoding EVE domain-containing protein: MAYWLLKSEPEVYSILDLKREGRAIWDGVRNYQARNYLMQMQQGDLCFFYHSGANPPGIAGLCRVKGTLLPDPTQFDPHSPYFDPKATRERPRWYTVEVEYLEAWPLVPLAELKACFPQDHPLVKRGNRLSVMPVPPEVAERLIARRGCR, translated from the coding sequence ATGGCCTACTGGCTCCTCAAGTCCGAGCCCGAGGTGTACAGCATCCTGGACCTCAAACGGGAGGGAAGGGCCATCTGGGACGGGGTGCGGAACTACCAGGCCCGCAACTACCTGATGCAGATGCAACAAGGGGACCTCTGCTTCTTCTACCACTCGGGCGCCAACCCTCCGGGGATCGCCGGGCTCTGCCGGGTGAAGGGGACCCTTCTCCCCGACCCCACCCAGTTTGACCCCCATAGCCCCTACTTCGACCCCAAGGCCACGCGGGAAAGGCCCCGCTGGTACACGGTGGAGGTGGAGTACCTGGAGGCGTGGCCCCTGGTGCCCCTCGCCGAACTCAAGGCCTGCTTCCCCCAGGACCACCCCCTGGTGAAAAGGGGGAACCGGCTCTCCGTGATGCCGGTTCCCCCGGAGGTAGCGGAGAGGCTCATTGCACGGAGAGGGTGCCGATGA
- a CDS encoding FAD-binding oxidoreductase has product MGVLEAVQRELKALFGPRALLGPEKGVYRYDAILVGSEPLAVVLPESLEEVQALVRLARRYGFPLVPRGAGSGLSGGAVPEEGSLVVAFTRMLRLEVYPEAQAAFAEAGVPTARISEEARPYGLFYPPDPASWRTSTLGGNLGENAGGPLCFKYGVTGDYLLELEFVDAFGEAHRLSREAYDLPGLLVGSEGTLALLTGARVRLLPLPRHRATLMALFPGVEPLAEAVSRAVAQGALPAKLEFMDPVCVGAVEDYLGMGLPRGRALLLAETDGDDPELVEEELSLVERTALDLGAQVERAAGGEEAEALWRARRAVSPALGRIRPKRVNEDIAVPRSALPRVVGEIEALGRAFGLVVAQFGHIGDGNLHPNILFDPKVEPEAKVWELAHGIARVALRHGGVLSGEHGIGLMKRAFMAEAVDPETLGAFLRVKEALDPQGLLNPGKLLPDP; this is encoded by the coding sequence ATGGGGGTCCTCGAGGCGGTGCAAAGGGAGCTCAAGGCCCTCTTCGGTCCCCGGGCCCTCCTGGGGCCGGAAAAGGGGGTCTACCGTTACGACGCCATCCTGGTGGGGTCTGAGCCCCTGGCGGTGGTCCTCCCGGAGAGCCTTGAGGAGGTGCAGGCCCTGGTGCGCCTCGCCCGCCGCTATGGCTTCCCCCTGGTGCCCCGGGGGGCGGGGAGCGGCCTCTCGGGGGGCGCGGTGCCCGAGGAGGGCAGCCTGGTGGTGGCCTTCACCCGCATGCTCCGTCTGGAGGTCTACCCCGAGGCCCAGGCGGCCTTCGCCGAGGCGGGGGTTCCCACGGCCCGCATCTCGGAGGAGGCCAGGCCTTACGGGCTCTTTTACCCTCCGGATCCCGCCTCCTGGCGCACCAGCACCCTGGGGGGGAACCTGGGGGAGAACGCCGGGGGGCCCCTGTGCTTCAAGTACGGGGTCACGGGGGACTACCTCCTGGAGCTGGAGTTCGTGGACGCCTTCGGGGAGGCTCACCGCCTCTCCCGAGAGGCCTACGACCTGCCGGGCCTCCTCGTGGGCTCCGAGGGCACCCTGGCCCTCCTCACCGGGGCCAGGGTGCGGCTGCTCCCCCTCCCCCGGCACCGGGCCACCCTGATGGCCCTCTTCCCCGGGGTGGAGCCTCTGGCCGAGGCGGTGTCCCGGGCCGTGGCCCAGGGGGCGCTCCCCGCCAAGCTGGAGTTTATGGATCCCGTCTGCGTGGGGGCGGTGGAGGACTACCTGGGGATGGGCCTCCCCCGGGGGCGGGCCCTCCTCCTGGCGGAGACGGACGGGGACGACCCCGAGCTGGTGGAGGAGGAGCTCTCCTTGGTGGAGAGGACAGCCCTGGACTTGGGGGCGCAGGTGGAGCGGGCCGCGGGCGGGGAGGAGGCTGAGGCCCTGTGGCGGGCCCGGCGGGCGGTGAGCCCGGCCTTGGGCCGCATCCGGCCCAAGCGGGTGAACGAGGACATCGCCGTCCCCCGCTCCGCCCTGCCCCGGGTGGTGGGGGAGATCGAGGCCCTGGGGCGGGCCTTTGGCCTGGTCGTGGCCCAGTTCGGCCACATCGGGGACGGGAACCTGCACCCCAACATCCTCTTCGACCCCAAGGTGGAGCCTGAGGCGAAGGTTTGGGAGCTGGCCCACGGGATTGCCCGGGTGGCCCTGCGCCACGGGGGGGTGCTTTCCGGGGAGCACGGCATCGGCCTCATGAAGCGTGCCTTCATGGCCGAGGCAGTGGATCCCGAAACCCTGGGGGCCTTTCTCCGGGTGAAGGAAGCCCTGGACCCCCAGGGGCTCTTGAACCCGGGCAAGCTCCTCCCTGACCCCTGA